From the Halalkalicoccus sp. CGA53 genome, one window contains:
- a CDS encoding DUF7344 domain-containing protein, with translation MTTLDTLFDLLRSERRRHVLYHLNEQKGEVPVEEVVAAVTAEETDGSPSPGEFEEVEVSLRHVHLPKAAEAEFIEYDREEGLIQVSGTPPGYDAIVTIAEVIDATDGVD, from the coding sequence GTGACTACTCTCGACACCCTCTTCGACCTCCTTCGGTCCGAGCGTCGCCGTCACGTCCTCTATCATCTCAACGAGCAGAAGGGAGAGGTGCCGGTCGAAGAGGTCGTGGCCGCCGTCACCGCGGAGGAGACCGACGGGTCGCCCTCGCCCGGGGAGTTCGAGGAGGTCGAGGTGTCGCTCAGACACGTCCATCTCCCGAAGGCCGCGGAGGCAGAGTTCATCGAGTACGACCGCGAGGAAGGGCTCATCCAGGTGAGCGGCACGCCGCCCGGCTACGACGCGATCGTCACCATCGCGGAAGTGATCGACGCGACCGACGGCGTCGACTGA
- a CDS encoding ArsR family transcriptional regulator encodes MDSAALLDLLGNENRRRILRLLSRKPCYVTEISEYLGVSPKAVIDHLRKLEEAGVVESRVDENRRKYFHIARNLRLEVTVSPYGFGAKSAYPASANLDITTCQHLSIDLRSQDSERGMCDLARRLRTLESLENELSLAQRWVQGRKSEIHERIGEEVGDEHNSRLYAAILGTLSDDHRGTEELARAVEVPPSVVEEVLTMLAERGVVRRTQQGWSLDG; translated from the coding sequence ATGGACTCCGCCGCGCTCCTCGATCTCCTGGGAAACGAGAACCGCAGGCGTATCCTCCGACTACTCTCGCGGAAACCCTGTTACGTCACGGAGATCAGCGAGTACCTCGGTGTGAGTCCGAAGGCGGTGATCGACCACCTCCGGAAGTTAGAGGAGGCCGGCGTCGTCGAGAGCCGGGTCGACGAGAACAGACGGAAGTACTTCCACATCGCACGGAACCTCCGGCTCGAAGTCACCGTCTCGCCGTACGGCTTCGGCGCGAAGAGCGCCTACCCTGCGAGCGCGAACCTCGACATCACCACCTGCCAGCACCTCTCGATCGATCTCCGATCACAGGACTCCGAACGAGGGATGTGCGACCTGGCCCGCAGGCTCCGCACGCTCGAATCGCTCGAGAACGAGCTCTCGCTCGCCCAGCGGTGGGTCCAGGGGCGAAAGAGCGAGATCCACGAGCGGATCGGGGAGGAGGTCGGCGACGAGCACAACAGTCGGCTCTACGCCGCGATCCTCGGCACGCTCTCGGACGACCACCGGGGTACCGAGGAGCTCGCGAGGGCCGTCGAAGTCCCACCGTCGGTCGTCGAGGAGGTGCTCACGATGCTCGCAGAGCGCGGCGTCGTCAGGCGAACCCAGCAGGGCTGGTCGCTCGACGGCTGA
- a CDS encoding MFS transporter translates to MAGESDTPDALATYRQFFSLERDVLVLSLAMFAFSLGFQMTNRYIPEYMAALGASAFVIGLFGTVGNIISAIYPYPGGALSDRIGSRVALTAFGLISSLGFLFWLVAPSLGTIAVGGLVLEPWIWIFVGLFLAQAWKSFGLGATFAIVKQSVPPSQLARGFASTEVFRRSAFLVGPLIAAGVLYVYADFTVGFQYVLAIALVFGVVATAAQHLLYDAEEDSFGKEFEGVVRIRNDLRELPPELRPLLVGDTLVRFANGMVYVFFVIVITQFLEVGLSVGSIDLSPAVFFGVLLAIEMVIALVSMPPAARFAERVGLKPIVALGFSVYAIFPILLISAPDNALVVALLFAFSGLRFAGLPAHKALIVGPAERDTGGRVSGAYYLVRNLIVIPSAALGGALYGGFSVPGTDLALAGSPTLAFALASLIGIVGTAYFVVFGREFEAYA, encoded by the coding sequence ATGGCAGGCGAGTCCGACACTCCCGACGCGCTCGCGACCTACCGACAGTTCTTCTCGCTCGAGCGCGACGTGCTCGTCCTCTCGCTCGCGATGTTCGCGTTCAGCCTCGGCTTCCAGATGACCAACCGGTACATCCCCGAGTACATGGCCGCCCTCGGCGCGAGCGCGTTCGTCATCGGCCTCTTCGGTACCGTGGGCAATATCATCAGCGCCATCTATCCCTATCCCGGCGGCGCGCTCTCCGATCGGATCGGCTCGCGCGTCGCACTCACCGCGTTCGGCCTGATCTCGAGTCTCGGCTTCCTCTTCTGGCTCGTCGCGCCGAGCCTGGGAACGATCGCTGTAGGTGGACTCGTCCTCGAACCGTGGATCTGGATATTCGTAGGACTGTTCCTCGCCCAGGCCTGGAAGTCGTTCGGCCTCGGGGCGACGTTCGCCATCGTCAAGCAGTCGGTCCCACCCTCGCAACTGGCCCGCGGCTTCGCGAGCACCGAAGTCTTTCGACGGTCGGCCTTTCTCGTCGGGCCGCTGATCGCCGCGGGCGTGCTCTACGTCTACGCCGACTTCACCGTCGGCTTCCAGTACGTGCTCGCGATCGCGCTCGTATTCGGCGTCGTCGCCACCGCAGCCCAGCACCTCCTCTACGACGCCGAAGAGGACTCCTTCGGCAAGGAGTTCGAGGGGGTCGTCCGGATCCGAAACGACCTCAGGGAGCTCCCGCCCGAACTCCGCCCGCTGCTCGTCGGCGACACGCTCGTCCGCTTCGCAAACGGGATGGTCTACGTCTTCTTCGTCATCGTGATCACGCAGTTCCTCGAGGTCGGACTCTCTGTCGGGTCGATCGACCTCTCTCCCGCGGTGTTCTTCGGCGTCCTGCTCGCCATCGAGATGGTGATCGCGCTCGTCTCGATGCCGCCGGCCGCGAGGTTCGCCGAACGAGTCGGACTGAAGCCGATCGTCGCCCTCGGTTTCTCCGTCTACGCGATCTTCCCGATACTGCTGATCTCCGCGCCCGACAACGCCCTGGTCGTCGCATTGCTGTTCGCGTTCTCCGGGCTCCGGTTCGCGGGGCTCCCCGCCCACAAGGCGCTGATCGTCGGCCCCGCCGAACGCGACACCGGAGGGAGAGTCTCGGGGGCGTACTACCTCGTCCGGAACCTGATCGTCATCCCGAGCGCCGCACTCGGCGGCGCGCTCTACGGCGGCTTCTCGGTACCGGGTACCGACCTCGCACTCGCCGGGAGCCCCACGCTCGCGTTCGCGCTCGCCAGCCTGATCGGGATCGTCGGGACGGCGTACTTCGTCGTCTTCGGCAGGGAGTTCGAGGCGTACGCCTGA
- a CDS encoding DUF892 family protein codes for MTIQTKRDMFERELKKLYHAELEILDLHGDLSEAAASEEVSALFAAHREDTVAQIDRIERAFSAIGLEPEARSSQIMEGLVAEKDEFVDEVEDDDLRDLDAIGIGSINERFEITILDRLLLLAEELDLPVEVSEDLGENRAEAAAALDRMQGFVERDRGDRTA; via the coding sequence ATGACGATCCAGACGAAACGCGACATGTTCGAACGGGAGCTGAAGAAGCTGTACCACGCCGAACTCGAGATCCTCGACCTGCACGGCGACCTCTCGGAAGCGGCCGCGAGCGAGGAGGTGAGCGCGCTGTTCGCCGCCCACCGGGAGGACACCGTAGCCCAGATCGACCGGATCGAACGCGCGTTCTCCGCGATCGGGCTCGAACCCGAGGCGCGCAGCAGCCAGATCATGGAGGGGCTGGTCGCCGAAAAGGACGAGTTCGTCGACGAGGTCGAAGACGACGACCTGCGGGACCTCGATGCGATCGGCATCGGGAGCATCAACGAACGCTTCGAGATCACGATCCTCGACAGGTTGCTGTTGCTGGCGGAGGAACTCGACCTCCCGGTCGAGGTGAGCGAGGATCTGGGCGAGAACCGGGCGGAGGCGGCCGCGGCGCTCGACCGGATGCAGGGGTTCGTCGAGCGGGATCGAGGCGACCGGACGGCGTAA
- the ppc gene encoding phosphoenolpyruvate carboxylase, translating to MDQALSARTVNQDVRELGALVGDVIREHASRDDFETVETLRTASIAYREDDAESREGLYQVLDRLSPERESIVARAFTTYFELINLAEERERVRVLREASHEGTLDDGLEAAAEALAESPDRAERVLSDVLVEPTFTAHPTEARRKTVKAKLRAVAEHIETLDERRLTEKERTQVERAIDAEVVSLWQTPQVRTRRPEPTDEARNVGWYLEHTLFDVIGEVYDELETALEEVFDRPPSVPKLVEFRSWAGSDRDGNPFVTPDVTAETLDRQRRVVLSRYLDALSDLSGVLSQDGSRITVGEAFEKSLAADRERLPGVARAAEDRYPREPYRQKLQLMGERIGRVDDVRPGGYDDPAEFSDDLSVLARSALENGAESVVEEHVNPLRRQAEAFGFSLASLDLRDHRKNHTEAITESLALEGLDYGSLSEAERVETLTEAIAQDEPVIDVTRYEDEEAELSDTTRTVLELFDRLAGWQAEYGTDAIDTYCISMTEEASHVLEVLFLADQAGVITLPEYAGIDVVPLLETEYALSGARRIMGTLFENEVYTQTLSARGGLQEIMLGYSDSNKENGFLAANWDLYRNQRRLAEIADEYDVTLRLFHGRGGSISRGGGPMNEALLALPPESVSGQVKFTEQGEAIAEKYGNPRIAERNVEQMVNAQIRSRRRALDGENELIEEQWTEAMETMAEAARTEYRDLLESEGFVRYFEQATPITVIEELNLGSRPASRSGQRTVEDLRAIPWVFSWTQSRCILTGWYALATGIDAYLDDGGEIDTLQEMYQKWPFFRTTLDNAALSLARTEMEIAAEYATIAEEGLEERFFPRLESEYDRAVSLVAEITGRESLLARRWLEESLRRRNPYVDPLNLLQTHLLKQTHRTETEERTLRLTVKGIAAGMKNTG from the coding sequence ATGGACCAGGCTCTCTCCGCGCGGACGGTGAACCAGGACGTCCGCGAACTCGGGGCGCTCGTCGGCGACGTGATCCGCGAGCACGCCTCGCGCGACGACTTCGAGACGGTCGAGACGCTCAGGACGGCGTCGATCGCCTACCGCGAGGACGACGCCGAGTCCCGCGAGGGGCTCTACCAGGTACTGGACCGGCTCTCGCCCGAACGCGAGTCGATCGTCGCCCGCGCCTTTACGACCTACTTCGAGCTGATCAACCTCGCCGAGGAGCGCGAGCGGGTGCGGGTGCTCAGGGAAGCCTCCCACGAGGGGACGCTCGACGACGGGCTGGAGGCGGCCGCGGAGGCGCTCGCGGAGAGTCCCGACCGGGCAGAGCGGGTGCTCTCGGACGTGCTCGTCGAGCCGACGTTCACCGCCCACCCCACGGAGGCGAGGCGGAAGACGGTGAAGGCGAAGCTCCGGGCGGTCGCAGAGCACATCGAGACGCTCGACGAGCGCCGGCTGACTGAGAAGGAACGCACGCAGGTCGAGCGGGCGATCGACGCGGAGGTGGTGAGCCTCTGGCAGACCCCGCAGGTCCGGACCAGGAGGCCGGAACCGACCGACGAGGCGCGAAACGTCGGCTGGTACCTCGAGCACACGCTGTTCGACGTGATCGGCGAGGTCTACGACGAACTGGAGACCGCGCTCGAGGAGGTGTTCGATCGGCCGCCGAGCGTCCCCAAACTCGTCGAGTTCCGGTCGTGGGCCGGCAGCGACCGCGACGGCAACCCGTTCGTCACGCCCGACGTGACGGCGGAGACGCTCGACCGACAGCGCCGTGTCGTCCTCTCCCGATACCTCGACGCGCTGTCGGACCTCTCGGGCGTGCTGAGCCAGGACGGGAGCCGGATCACGGTCGGCGAGGCGTTCGAGAAGTCGCTCGCGGCGGACCGAGAGCGGCTGCCGGGTGTCGCCCGCGCGGCCGAAGACCGGTACCCCCGCGAGCCCTATCGACAGAAGCTCCAGCTGATGGGCGAGCGGATCGGACGCGTCGACGACGTCCGTCCGGGCGGCTACGACGACCCCGCCGAGTTCAGCGACGACCTTTCAGTACTGGCCCGGAGCGCGCTCGAGAACGGCGCGGAGAGCGTCGTCGAAGAGCACGTGAACCCGCTCAGACGCCAGGCGGAGGCGTTCGGTTTCTCGCTCGCGAGCCTCGACCTGCGGGATCACCGGAAGAACCACACGGAGGCGATCACCGAGTCGCTCGCGCTGGAGGGTCTCGACTACGGGTCGCTCTCCGAAGCCGAGCGCGTGGAGACGCTCACCGAGGCGATCGCACAGGACGAACCCGTCATCGACGTCACCCGCTACGAGGACGAGGAGGCGGAGCTCTCAGACACCACGCGGACGGTCCTCGAGCTGTTCGACCGGCTCGCCGGCTGGCAGGCCGAGTACGGCACCGACGCGATCGACACCTACTGCATCTCGATGACCGAGGAGGCGAGCCACGTCCTCGAGGTGCTCTTCCTCGCCGATCAGGCCGGGGTCATCACCCTGCCCGAGTACGCGGGCATCGACGTCGTCCCCCTCCTCGAGACCGAGTACGCCCTCTCGGGGGCGCGCCGGATCATGGGGACGCTCTTCGAGAACGAGGTCTACACACAGACGCTCTCGGCGCGCGGCGGGCTCCAGGAGATCATGCTCGGCTACTCCGATTCGAACAAGGAGAACGGCTTCCTCGCCGCGAACTGGGACCTCTACCGGAACCAGCGACGGCTCGCGGAGATCGCCGACGAGTACGACGTCACGCTCCGGCTCTTTCACGGTCGCGGCGGATCGATCTCGCGCGGCGGCGGCCCGATGAACGAGGCGCTGCTCGCGCTGCCACCCGAGTCCGTCTCGGGGCAGGTGAAGTTCACCGAACAGGGCGAGGCGATCGCCGAGAAGTACGGCAACCCGAGGATCGCCGAACGCAACGTCGAGCAGATGGTGAACGCACAGATCCGTTCACGCAGGCGCGCGCTCGACGGCGAGAACGAACTGATCGAGGAGCAGTGGACGGAGGCGATGGAGACGATGGCCGAGGCAGCCCGCACGGAGTACAGGGATCTCCTCGAGTCCGAGGGGTTCGTCCGCTACTTCGAGCAGGCGACGCCGATCACGGTGATCGAGGAGCTGAACCTCGGCTCGCGGCCGGCCTCGCGCAGCGGCCAGCGGACCGTCGAGGACCTCAGAGCGATCCCGTGGGTGTTCTCCTGGACGCAGTCGCGCTGTATCCTCACCGGCTGGTACGCGCTGGCGACCGGAATCGACGCCTATCTCGACGACGGCGGCGAGATCGATACCCTGCAGGAGATGTACCAAAAGTGGCCCTTCTTCCGGACGACGCTCGACAACGCCGCGCTCTCGCTGGCGCGCACCGAGATGGAGATCGCGGCGGAGTACGCGACGATCGCCGAGGAGGGCCTCGAAGAGCGCTTCTTCCCGCGACTCGAATCGGAGTACGACCGCGCCGTCTCGCTCGTCGCCGAGATCACCGGCCGGGAGAGCCTGCTCGCCCGGCGTTGGCTCGAGGAGAGCCTTCGGCGGAGAAACCCCTACGTCGACCCGCTGAACCTGCTCCAGACGCACCTGCTGAAACAGACCCATCGGACCGAGACCGAGGAGCGAACGCTCAGACTCACGGTGAAGGGGATCGCCGCCGGCATGAAGAACACGGGGTAG
- a CDS encoding YkgJ family cysteine cluster protein, whose translation MNEPRRVEVHPGREAVVEFDPETTFECVDSCTWCCHHGVMLYEEDTYALAEHANLAETTTTVRGERFVTREPKAREAHAAADGQACGFLREDGLCALHAEADWKPTRCSVYPLSVRREDGEIHVGLRESAPEHCEGLDVSERRLIDVLPEFLPPQLWELPNPDSYREL comes from the coding sequence GTGAACGAACCCCGACGCGTCGAGGTCCACCCCGGGAGGGAGGCGGTCGTCGAGTTCGACCCGGAGACCACCTTTGAGTGCGTCGACTCGTGTACCTGGTGCTGTCACCACGGGGTCATGCTCTACGAGGAGGATACGTACGCGCTGGCCGAGCACGCGAACCTCGCGGAAACCACGACCACGGTTCGGGGCGAGCGTTTCGTCACGCGCGAGCCGAAAGCACGCGAGGCCCACGCCGCGGCGGACGGACAGGCCTGTGGGTTCCTCCGGGAGGACGGTCTCTGTGCGCTCCACGCCGAGGCCGACTGGAAGCCGACGCGCTGTTCGGTCTACCCGCTCTCGGTCCGCCGCGAGGACGGCGAGATCCACGTCGGACTGAGAGAGAGCGCGCCCGAACACTGCGAGGGTCTCGACGTGAGCGAACGCCGCCTGATCGACGTCCTCCCCGAGTTCCTCCCGCCGCAGCTCTGGGAGCTTCCGAACCCCGACAGCTACCGCGAACTCTGA
- a CDS encoding DUF5802 family protein, with protein sequence MFEPFSRGYYVGRLYVEPHGGDRAVIQRTQHERVNEQLYASGEGVERLDNPLVMKVCGSHFAVHGDDRVPESTLYLPESRLEEAGGLPDLKEILLAKADHASRLLDIYTEPAGK encoded by the coding sequence ATGTTCGAACCGTTCTCGCGCGGCTACTACGTCGGCCGGCTCTACGTCGAGCCCCACGGCGGAGACCGCGCGGTGATCCAGCGGACCCAGCACGAGCGAGTGAACGAGCAGCTCTACGCCTCCGGCGAGGGGGTAGAGCGACTCGACAACCCGCTCGTGATGAAGGTCTGTGGCAGCCACTTCGCCGTCCACGGCGACGACCGAGTCCCCGAAAGTACCCTCTACCTCCCCGAATCGCGCCTGGAGGAGGCAGGAGGTCTCCCCGACCTGAAGGAGATCCTGCTCGCGAAGGCCGATCACGCGAGCAGGCTGCTCGACATCTACACCGAACCGGCCGGAAAGTAG
- a CDS encoding transcription factor S, producing MSAPSLFCPECGSMTTAEGDRRVCTNDDCGAESARDAEGEAVYTSTEKQADSEVIETEEGAEFEGKPTAETVCEGCGHDRAYYTIKQTASADEPPTRFFKCTECGYRWREYN from the coding sequence ATGAGCGCGCCGTCGCTGTTCTGTCCGGAGTGTGGCTCGATGACCACCGCCGAGGGCGACCGGCGGGTCTGTACGAACGACGACTGCGGGGCCGAGAGCGCCCGGGACGCCGAGGGCGAGGCGGTCTACACGAGCACGGAGAAACAGGCCGACAGCGAGGTGATCGAGACCGAGGAGGGCGCGGAGTTCGAGGGGAAACCGACGGCCGAGACGGTCTGTGAGGGGTGTGGGCACGACCGGGCGTACTACACGATCAAGCAGACCGCCTCCGCCGACGAGCCACCGACGCGGTTTTTCAAGTGTACGGAGTGTGGGTATCGCTGGCGGGAGTACAACTGA
- the chrA gene encoding chromate efflux transporter — protein sequence MSDPEPNGGVAESAATETEFRGEPSRQKLVEVARYFLFIGIVGFGGPMVHIAMMEDDLVGEDSKEWTDGTVFMEGLAICNTLPGPASTQLGIFMGWVYAGTLGALVAGFFFMLPTFVIVVFFSWLYFAYQAAPSVEAVFYGINPVVIGLIVGACVSMTRSAFAEGRADAEIEVGADTWTIDYLLVALLVATTVVVALFNPNPVLAFVVAGVIAVLVYRTAVVRQNATKAALWGIVGAVLGTLFVLRDRVLDLLGPTVRGAIEASPLWGLVLALWSNPWLQLFLFMLYTGSFIYGGGLVLIPFIEIYVVREFGWLTGREFVDGIAIGQLSPGPVVMTTAFVGYKLMLDVSGGIVAVAVLGALVATVGAFGPSFAFIVAFFPYFAKVRENEVVRTALVGVNAAVVGAILGATALLAAESFVVDEPTAPLAVGGTIFDLFTVALAAVTCVLFVRGTHAAYLILSGGALGIGVFFLV from the coding sequence GTGAGCGACCCCGAGCCGAACGGCGGTGTCGCCGAGTCGGCGGCGACCGAGACGGAGTTTCGGGGAGAGCCGAGCCGGCAGAAGCTCGTGGAGGTCGCCCGCTACTTCCTGTTCATCGGGATCGTCGGCTTCGGCGGCCCGATGGTCCACATCGCGATGATGGAGGACGACCTGGTGGGCGAGGACTCCAAGGAGTGGACCGACGGGACCGTGTTCATGGAGGGGCTCGCGATCTGCAACACGCTTCCCGGACCGGCGTCGACACAGCTGGGGATCTTCATGGGTTGGGTCTACGCCGGCACCCTGGGAGCGCTCGTCGCCGGCTTCTTCTTCATGCTCCCGACGTTCGTCATCGTCGTCTTCTTCTCCTGGCTCTACTTCGCCTACCAGGCCGCTCCGTCGGTCGAGGCGGTCTTCTACGGGATCAACCCGGTCGTGATCGGGCTGATCGTCGGCGCATGCGTCTCGATGACCCGGAGCGCGTTCGCCGAGGGCAGGGCGGACGCGGAGATCGAGGTCGGCGCCGACACCTGGACGATCGACTACCTGCTCGTCGCTCTGCTGGTCGCGACGACGGTCGTCGTCGCGCTGTTCAACCCCAATCCCGTCCTGGCGTTCGTCGTCGCGGGCGTGATCGCGGTGCTGGTCTACCGGACCGCCGTCGTCAGGCAGAACGCGACGAAGGCCGCGCTCTGGGGGATCGTCGGCGCCGTCCTGGGAACGCTGTTCGTCCTCCGCGACCGGGTCCTCGACCTGCTCGGTCCCACCGTTCGGGGCGCGATCGAGGCGAGCCCGCTTTGGGGACTCGTCCTCGCGCTCTGGTCGAACCCCTGGCTCCAGCTGTTCCTGTTCATGCTCTACACCGGCTCGTTCATCTACGGCGGCGGGCTCGTCCTCATCCCGTTCATCGAGATCTACGTCGTCCGGGAGTTCGGCTGGCTCACGGGCCGCGAGTTCGTCGACGGCATCGCGATCGGCCAGCTCTCGCCGGGACCCGTCGTGATGACGACCGCGTTCGTCGGCTACAAACTCATGCTCGACGTCTCCGGTGGGATCGTCGCCGTCGCCGTCCTCGGCGCGCTCGTCGCGACGGTCGGCGCGTTCGGTCCCTCGTTCGCGTTCATCGTCGCCTTCTTCCCCTACTTCGCGAAGGTCCGCGAGAACGAGGTGGTGAGAACGGCGCTCGTGGGGGTGAACGCCGCGGTGGTCGGGGCGATCCTCGGGGCGACGGCCCTGCTCGCGGCCGAGTCGTTCGTCGTCGACGAACCGACGGCACCGCTCGCAGTGGGTGGTACGATCTTCGACCTGTTCACCGTCGCGCTCGCCGCAGTCACCTGCGTGCTGTTCGTCCGCGGGACCCACGCCGCCTACCTCATCCTCAGCGGCGGTGCGCTCGGCATCGGGGTGTTCTTCCTCGTATGA
- a CDS encoding DUF1405 domain-containing protein, whose protein sequence is MIPERYARYYLENAPSLVTLIALSLAATLVGVRFYVETMPGVSTFLWPLYADSPTATFLFAASLFTLLPNLGSPLSEARQNLVLAYLHTLAFVWLVKYGLWTAVALNVGFSQYFPSLYDYWFIVLTHLGFVVLAYLIPHYGRTTPGALALALVLLLANDLFDYGFGYHPPLEYDPGLLLPALTVALTFLSVALAARALDPLEEVRETGSI, encoded by the coding sequence ATGATCCCCGAGCGGTACGCCCGCTACTACCTCGAGAACGCCCCGAGCCTCGTGACGCTCATCGCGCTCTCGCTCGCCGCGACGCTCGTGGGCGTCCGTTTCTACGTCGAGACGATGCCCGGGGTCTCAACGTTCCTCTGGCCGCTCTACGCCGACTCGCCGACCGCCACGTTCCTCTTCGCCGCCTCGCTGTTCACCCTCCTCCCGAACCTCGGCTCCCCCCTCTCGGAGGCCAGACAGAACCTCGTCCTCGCCTACCTCCACACCCTCGCGTTCGTCTGGCTCGTGAAGTACGGCCTCTGGACCGCCGTCGCGCTCAACGTCGGCTTCTCGCAGTACTTTCCCTCCCTCTACGACTACTGGTTCATCGTGCTCACCCACCTCGGTTTCGTCGTCCTCGCCTACCTCATCCCACACTACGGCCGGACGACCCCCGGCGCGCTCGCACTCGCGCTCGTCCTCCTCCTCGCGAACGACCTCTTCGACTACGGCTTCGGCTACCACCCGCCGCTGGAGTACGACCCCGGACTGCTCCTGCCCGCTCTCACCGTCGCGCTCACGTTCCTCTCCGTTGCGCTCGCCGCCCGGGCGCTCGACCCGCTCGAAGAAGTACGGGAAACGGGTTCGATCTAG
- a CDS encoding SDR family NAD(P)-dependent oxidoreductase: protein MDGTTAVVTGASRGVGEAVARALAVEGATVICCSRDGEEIEAVAGSIADSGGSAVGMRADVRDEFDVERLMETAAREGGEGIDLVVANAGVYHGETGETPLGEESYTVFDDTLRTNLRGVFSTIRESLGHLADDARVLVPTGSVAREPKPGIGAYAVSKAGAEAVMRGFAVEDGVAVGCLDLGLVDTDLTGSGGREPEDVAPMFVWAAGLEAGKLNGETLGLREWRRATR, encoded by the coding sequence ATGGACGGGACGACGGCAGTCGTGACGGGTGCGAGCCGGGGCGTCGGCGAGGCGGTCGCGCGGGCGCTCGCGGTGGAGGGAGCGACCGTGATCTGCTGTTCGCGCGACGGCGAGGAGATCGAGGCGGTCGCCGGTTCGATCGCCGACTCGGGGGGGTCAGCGGTCGGGATGCGTGCGGACGTGCGCGACGAGTTCGACGTCGAGCGGCTGATGGAGACCGCCGCACGCGAGGGCGGCGAGGGGATCGACCTGGTGGTCGCGAACGCGGGCGTCTACCACGGCGAGACGGGGGAGACGCCGCTCGGGGAGGAGAGCTACACCGTCTTCGACGACACCCTCCGGACGAACCTTCGGGGGGTGTTCTCGACGATCAGGGAGTCGCTCGGCCACCTCGCGGACGACGCCCGCGTGCTCGTCCCGACCGGGTCGGTCGCCCGCGAGCCGAAACCCGGCATCGGCGCCTACGCGGTGTCGAAAGCCGGCGCCGAGGCGGTGATGCGCGGGTTCGCCGTCGAGGACGGCGTGGCGGTCGGCTGTCTCGATCTGGGACTGGTGGATACCGATCTGACGGGGAGCGGCGGCCGTGAGCCGGAGGACGTCGCGCCGATGTTCGTCTGGGCGGCGGGGCTCGAAGCGGGGAAACTGAACGGAGAGACCCTCGGCCTGCGCGAGTGGCGACGGGCGACGCGGTAG
- a CDS encoding Vms1/Ankzf1 family peptidyl-tRNA hydrolase, protein MLDELLGRAELRTRIEELEEERERLAGQLEGERERRREAVRDRQDADKRVNRLEDRIAQLDDRVERLSGDEAEIGFRGVETLSGGRLDAVLDRVESVEAQPDGALTAMVDEGTEIPAELWELLGDRSSLVSRAAPCLVLADDAGLVAVALRPPIEPEPMHTWSGSFEIDRAWFQPIGRFAFALVRSDLFAMAEYDGRERLSFSKVESEVKGEHSKGGFSQGRFERRRDAQIDAHLDRSRDRLADRETDRLILVGQRTLLGEFEADVSAPSDASGDPEEALDRAFFEFFTTRLYRL, encoded by the coding sequence ATGCTCGACGAGCTGCTCGGCCGGGCCGAGCTTCGGACTCGTATCGAGGAACTCGAGGAGGAACGAGAGCGCCTCGCCGGCCAGCTAGAGGGCGAACGCGAGCGGCGGCGCGAGGCGGTACGGGACAGACAGGACGCCGACAAACGCGTGAACCGGCTCGAGGACCGCATCGCCCAGCTGGACGACCGCGTCGAACGCCTCTCCGGCGACGAGGCGGAGATCGGCTTTCGGGGCGTCGAGACGCTTTCGGGTGGCCGGCTCGATGCGGTGCTCGACCGGGTGGAGAGCGTCGAGGCCCAGCCCGATGGGGCGCTCACCGCGATGGTCGATGAGGGGACGGAGATCCCCGCGGAGCTTTGGGAGCTGCTCGGGGATCGCTCGTCGCTCGTCTCGCGGGCCGCGCCGTGTCTCGTCCTCGCCGACGACGCCGGACTCGTGGCTGTCGCGCTCCGACCACCGATCGAACCCGAGCCGATGCACACCTGGAGCGGGAGCTTCGAGATCGACCGTGCGTGGTTCCAGCCGATCGGCCGGTTCGCGTTCGCGCTCGTCCGCTCGGACCTGTTCGCGATGGCGGAGTACGACGGCCGGGAGCGGCTGTCGTTCTCGAAAGTAGAGAGCGAGGTCAAGGGTGAGCACTCGAAAGGAGGGTTCTCCCAGGGACGGTTCGAGCGACGGCGCGACGCACAGATCGACGCTCACCTCGATCGGTCTCGCGACCGGCTGGCCGACCGTGAGACCGACCGGCTGATCCTCGTCGGACAGCGAACGCTCCTCGGCGAGTTCGAGGCGGACGTGAGCGCGCCCTCCGACGCGAGCGGCGACCCGGAGGAGGCCCTCGATCGGGCGTTCTTCGAGTTCTTCACGACGCGCCTGTATCGGCTGTAA